The Candidatus Caldatribacterium sp. genome has a window encoding:
- the secY gene encoding preprotein translocase subunit SecY encodes MWESLVKLFKIPDLKRRVIFTLLMLVVFRIGAHIPVPGIDPKALANVFARGGVLGFLDMFAGGALSNFSILALGVMPYINASIIMQLLTSVIPQLEELARSGEEGRDKIAQYTRWGAILLAFVQGFGITVWMENLGVVLATGWAYRLTVIITLTAGSMLLMWLGELISDFGIGNGISLIIFAGIVARLLPQFFRTFSLIRVGEVNPFFFGIALVVAVLIVAFVVEFQEAQRKIPVQYAKRVVGRRVYGGQSTHIPIRVIQGGVIPIIFASSVLLFPATLAQFFEGSGFMKGIANALSPNSALYLSLYAALIIFFTYFYTAVTFNPVELAENMKKYGGFIPGIRPGRPTVEYIDRCLTRITLWGSLALAFIAIIPNILVDLTKVTTFYFGGTAILIMVGVAIETVTQLEAQLFMRHYEGFLRK; translated from the coding sequence ATGTGGGAGTCCCTGGTCAAGCTCTTTAAGATTCCGGACCTCAAGCGGCGCGTTATCTTTACTCTCCTCATGCTTGTCGTGTTCCGCATTGGTGCACACATCCCTGTTCCAGGAATTGACCCCAAAGCCTTAGCAAACGTTTTTGCGCGGGGTGGGGTGCTCGGGTTCCTCGACATGTTCGCAGGAGGCGCTCTGAGCAATTTTTCAATCCTTGCCCTGGGCGTTATGCCCTACATTAACGCTTCCATTATCATGCAGCTTTTGACATCTGTTATTCCTCAGCTTGAAGAACTGGCAAGAAGTGGCGAGGAAGGACGGGACAAAATCGCTCAGTACACCCGTTGGGGAGCAATTCTCCTTGCCTTCGTTCAGGGTTTTGGCATCACTGTGTGGATGGAGAACCTCGGCGTTGTCCTGGCCACAGGATGGGCATACCGCCTCACCGTTATCATCACCCTCACTGCCGGGAGCATGCTCCTCATGTGGCTTGGAGAGCTCATCTCCGACTTTGGAATCGGGAATGGTATATCCCTCATCATTTTTGCCGGCATCGTGGCTCGCCTTCTCCCTCAATTCTTCCGGACTTTTTCCCTCATCCGGGTTGGAGAGGTGAACCCGTTCTTCTTTGGGATTGCTCTTGTTGTTGCTGTACTCATTGTGGCCTTTGTTGTGGAGTTCCAGGAGGCTCAGCGGAAGATTCCCGTCCAGTATGCTAAGCGCGTCGTGGGGCGGCGCGTGTACGGTGGACAGAGCACGCATATTCCTATCCGAGTCATTCAGGGAGGGGTTATCCCAATCATTTTTGCCTCCTCTGTCCTTCTCTTCCCTGCAACGTTGGCACAATTTTTCGAGGGTTCAGGGTTCATGAAAGGCATCGCTAACGCTCTCTCTCCCAATTCGGCACTCTATCTCTCCTTGTACGCAGCACTCATCATTTTCTTCACCTACTTCTACACCGCCGTTACCTTTAATCCCGTGGAACTTGCGGAGAACATGAAAAAGTACGGAGGTTTCATCCCGGGTATACGTCCGGGAAGGCCGACCGTCGAGTACATTGACCGTTGCCTCACCCGTATTACCCTCTGGGGATCGCTTGCTCTTGCCTTCATCGCCATAATTCCTAACATCCTTGTGGACCTTACGAAGGTTACCACTTTTTACTTCGGTGGTACGGCGATTCTCATCATGGTGGGTGTGGC